A genomic segment from Rhinatrema bivittatum chromosome 19, aRhiBiv1.1, whole genome shotgun sequence encodes:
- the THAP7 gene encoding THAP domain-containing protein 7 isoform X2 produces the protein MPRHCSAIGCTTRDTRETRNRGISFHRLPKKDNPRRIAWLENCRRTDPSGEGVWDPSSEYVYFCSKHFEKICFEVVGLSGYHRLKETAVPTIFDAFVKPRTAAKARTQNLVLEDARAVRTRKRPAVLQVQMPELPDPASTAFIGGKAVMGASPRTTDISHLHNLCEDCERIFGNTAPAEGSEATAVEPATHPSTTLENGQEAGPPLDCVIEPPPAAESEAASATRSQRPVSPSTYMLRLPPPPGSYIQSEHSYHVGSALLWKRRAEAALDALDKAQRQLQACKRREQRLRLRFYALQQERAREKRGQTDVRERLKEHLQVFALELINDYVSPCSSEVTAL, from the exons ATGCCGCGCCACTGCTCGGCGATTGGCTGCACGACCCGCGACACCCGCGAGACGAGAAACCGTGGCATTTCCTTCCACAG gTTGCCAAAGAAGGACAACCCACGTCGCATCGCCTGGCTTGAGAACTGTCGCCGGACGGACCCGAGCGGGGAAGGCGTGTGGGACCCCTCCTCGGAGTACGTCTACTTCTGTTCGAAGCACTTTGAGAAGATCTGCTTTGAGGTGGTGGGTCTCAG TGGCTATCACAGACTGAAGGAAACTGCCGTCCCCACCATCTTTGATGCATTTGTTAAGCCCCGGACAGCAGCCAAGGCCAGAACCCAGAATCTGGTGCTGGAGGATGCCCGAGCAGTCAGGACAAGGAAAAG ACCTGCCGTGCTCCAAGTGCAAATGCCCGAGCTCCCAGATCCCGCAAGCACTGCATTCATCGGAGGCAAGGCCGTCATGGGAGCCTCGCCCCGTACAACTGACATCTCCCACTTACACAACCTCTGCGAAGACTGTGAACGCATTTTTGGCAATACTGCGCCTGCTGAAGGCTCTGAAGCCACAGCAGTAGAGCCAGCCACTCACCCCAGTACTACGCTCGAGAACGGGCAAGAGGCCGGGCCCCCTTTGGACTGCGTCATAGAGCCACCGCCAGCAGCGGAAAGCGAGGCTGCGTCGGCAACTCGCTCGCAGCGGCCCGTCTCCCCTTCCACCTACATGCTGCGCCTGCCCCCGCCCCCGGGGTCCTACATTCAGAGCGAGCATAGCTACCACGTGGGGAGTGCGCTGCTGTGGAAGCGACGAGCTGAGGCAGCCCTGGACGCCCTGGATAAGGCCCAGCGGCAGCTGCAGGCCTGCAAGCGTCGAGAGCAGCGGCTCCGCCTGCGCTTCTATGCCCTGCAGCAGGAGCGGGCCCGGGAGAAGCGGGGCCAGACTGACGTCCGGGAGCGGCtgaaggagcacctgcaggtctTCGCGCTCGAGCTCATCAACGACTACGTGTCCCCCTGCTCTTCTGAAGTGACGGCGCTCTGA
- the THAP7 gene encoding THAP domain-containing protein 7 isoform X1 — MTWGCKPLFSPLPCLQMPRHCSAIGCTTRDTRETRNRGISFHRLPKKDNPRRIAWLENCRRTDPSGEGVWDPSSEYVYFCSKHFEKICFEVVGLSGYHRLKETAVPTIFDAFVKPRTAAKARTQNLVLEDARAVRTRKRPAVLQVQMPELPDPASTAFIGGKAVMGASPRTTDISHLHNLCEDCERIFGNTAPAEGSEATAVEPATHPSTTLENGQEAGPPLDCVIEPPPAAESEAASATRSQRPVSPSTYMLRLPPPPGSYIQSEHSYHVGSALLWKRRAEAALDALDKAQRQLQACKRREQRLRLRFYALQQERAREKRGQTDVRERLKEHLQVFALELINDYVSPCSSEVTAL; from the exons ATGACTTGGGGATGCAAACCGCTTTTCTCACCTCTCCCTTGCTTGCAGATGCCGCGCCACTGCTCGGCGATTGGCTGCACGACCCGCGACACCCGCGAGACGAGAAACCGTGGCATTTCCTTCCACAG gTTGCCAAAGAAGGACAACCCACGTCGCATCGCCTGGCTTGAGAACTGTCGCCGGACGGACCCGAGCGGGGAAGGCGTGTGGGACCCCTCCTCGGAGTACGTCTACTTCTGTTCGAAGCACTTTGAGAAGATCTGCTTTGAGGTGGTGGGTCTCAG TGGCTATCACAGACTGAAGGAAACTGCCGTCCCCACCATCTTTGATGCATTTGTTAAGCCCCGGACAGCAGCCAAGGCCAGAACCCAGAATCTGGTGCTGGAGGATGCCCGAGCAGTCAGGACAAGGAAAAG ACCTGCCGTGCTCCAAGTGCAAATGCCCGAGCTCCCAGATCCCGCAAGCACTGCATTCATCGGAGGCAAGGCCGTCATGGGAGCCTCGCCCCGTACAACTGACATCTCCCACTTACACAACCTCTGCGAAGACTGTGAACGCATTTTTGGCAATACTGCGCCTGCTGAAGGCTCTGAAGCCACAGCAGTAGAGCCAGCCACTCACCCCAGTACTACGCTCGAGAACGGGCAAGAGGCCGGGCCCCCTTTGGACTGCGTCATAGAGCCACCGCCAGCAGCGGAAAGCGAGGCTGCGTCGGCAACTCGCTCGCAGCGGCCCGTCTCCCCTTCCACCTACATGCTGCGCCTGCCCCCGCCCCCGGGGTCCTACATTCAGAGCGAGCATAGCTACCACGTGGGGAGTGCGCTGCTGTGGAAGCGACGAGCTGAGGCAGCCCTGGACGCCCTGGATAAGGCCCAGCGGCAGCTGCAGGCCTGCAAGCGTCGAGAGCAGCGGCTCCGCCTGCGCTTCTATGCCCTGCAGCAGGAGCGGGCCCGGGAGAAGCGGGGCCAGACTGACGTCCGGGAGCGGCtgaaggagcacctgcaggtctTCGCGCTCGAGCTCATCAACGACTACGTGTCCCCCTGCTCTTCTGAAGTGACGGCGCTCTGA
- the ZBTB45 gene encoding zinc finger and BTB domain-containing protein 45 encodes MSEAVHYIHLQNFSKSLLETLNAQRLGGHFCDVTVHIHDATLRAHRCVLAAGSPFFHDKLLLGYSEIEVPPVVPTQVVQQLVEFMYSGSLVVAQSEALQILTAASILQIKTVIDECTQIISQSRATKNLASSTCVLSSSRSSANKAQEPQKEAEGSSAASLRDSGSAPTASRSSELENDAPKVLCASEVRYKLRDLLSSQQRQLVEVRERLLAEGEVAGDGEGMVSAYLLQSEAPQSCHSRKQRQPVRLQLTDPLPVIIKDEEEEEEEEEEEEQKGGDREKQGCYSECGGPPFSSCDESEKIHGPDSSLGQTRNPAASRKDSSGQLEFTPEGQDFFTNQDVFSETFIPPWQSEENLQQGTREMALEGEEKFHADCSLEAPGLRNLTAVAGGDFKPAPAATFSSRVAETRVIPFVAPGVQRELKITAAAGGPSSIFQFHLTHTSQNQSQAGQTFYSVQPENAAGVVQMSSNLVAVGSLQNDPAQRPGPSRSSEPSYECTHCQKTFSSRKNYTKHMFIHSGEKPHQCSICWRSFSLRDYLLKHMVTHTGVRAFQCSICCKRFTQKSSLNVHMRTHRPERFQCCICNKYFSHRTLLERHIATHTA; translated from the exons ATGTCTGAAGCCGTGCATTACATCCACCTGCAGAACTTCAGCAAGTCTCTCCTGGAGACCCTGAACGCCCAGCGTCTGGGAGGCCACTTCTGTGATGTCACTGTTCACATCCACGATGCCACGCTGCGGGCTCACCGCTGTGTGCTAGCTGCTGGCAGCCCCTTCTTCCACGACAAGCTGCTGCTGGGCTACTCTGAGATCGAAGTGCCCCCTGTAGTGCCTACTCAGGTGGTTCAGCAGCTGGTGGAGTTTATGTACAGCGGCTCCTTGGTGGTGGCCCAGTCAGAGGCCCTACAGATCCTCACTGCTGCCAGCATCCTCCAGATCAAGACTGTCATTGACGAGTGCACGCAGATCATATCGCAGAGCCGGGCCACCAAGAACCTGGCGTCCAGCACCTGTGTGCTCTCCTCCAGCAGGTCTTCTGCCAACAAAGCCCAGGAGCCACAGAAGGAAGCCGAGGGCTCATCTGCTGCATCCCTGCGAGACTCAGGCAGCGCCCCGACTGCCTCCAGGTCCAGTGAGCTGGAGAACGATGCCCCGAAGGTGCTCTGTGCCTCTGAGGTCCGCTACAAGTTGAGGGACCTGCTTTCCTCCCAGCAAAGGCAGCTGGTGGAGGTGAGGGAACGGCTTCTGGCGGAAGGTGAAGTGGCAGGGGATGGGGAAGGCATGGTGTCCGCTTACCTACTGCAGTCGGAGGCTCCCCAGAGCTGCCATAGCCGCAAACAGCGCCAGCCCGTCAGGCTCCAGCTGACTGACCCCCTGCCGGTCATCATcaaggatgaggaggaggaggaggaagaagaggaggaggaggagcagaagggAGGTGACAGGGAGAAGCAGGGCTGCTACAGTGAGTGTGGAGGGCCCCCCTTCTCTAGCTGTGATGAGAGTGAGAAAATCCATGGGCCTGACAGTAGCCTGGGCCAGACCCGTAACCCCGCGGCCAGCAGGAAGGACAGCAGCGGGCAGCTAGAGTTCACCCCAGAAGGGCAGGACTTTTTCACCAATCAGGATGTCTTCTCCGAGACATTTATCCCCCCCTGGCAGAGTGAGGAGAACCTTCAGCAAGGCACCCGGGAGATGGCGCTGGAGGGCGAGGAGAAGTTCCATGCAGATTGCAGCCTGGAGGCCCCGGGCCTTCGGAACCTGACGGCCGTCGCTGGTGGCGATTTCAAACCCGCCCCCGCCGCCACCTTCAGCTCCCGCGTCGCCGAGACCAGGGTCATTCCCTTCGTCGCGCCTGGCGTCCAGCGTGAGCTCAAGATCACTGCCGCCGCCGGAGGCCCGTCCagcatcttccagtttcacctgACTCACACCAGCCAGAACCAGAGCCAGGCAGGCCAGACTTTCTATAGCGTGCAGCCGGAGAACGCGGCGGGGGTGGTCCAGATGAGCTCCAATCTAGTGGCGGTGGGCTCCCTGCAGAATGACCCAGCCCAGCGACCCGGGCCTTCCCGCAGCTCTGAGCCCTCCTACGAGTGCACTCACTGTCAGAAGACCTTCAGCTCCAGGAAGAACTACACCAAGCACATGTTCATCCACTCAG GAGAGAAGCCTCACCAGTGCAGCATCTGCTGGCGCTCTTTTTCCCTGCGAGATTACCTGCTGAAGCACATGGTGACGCACACAGGGGTCCGGGCCTTCCAGTGCTCCATCTGCTGCAAGCGCTTCACGCAGAAGAGCTCGCTCAACGTCCACATGCGCACCCACCGGCCCGAACGCTTTCAGTGCTGCATCTGCAACAAGTACTTCTCCCACCGCACGCTGCTGGAGAGGCACATTGCCACGCACACGGCGTGA